The sequence below is a genomic window from Syntrophorhabdus sp..
CGTTGCGCTGGCAATGATCGGCCCTGAACTTCTCCACGGCCATGACGACGATGCGGGCCCCGCGCACCAGCACAGCCTTCGGAAAGGGAAGGCCCGCGAGCCTCATGTCCCATATTGTGGCCTGAAAGAAACGAACGGCCTTTGCTGTCATTCCTGCATCTCTCCCGGGAATGCCTCACATCTTCGGATGACAGTCAAACGGAATGGATCCCGGAGAACAAAAGGAGAACGACAGGACTTCCCAACCCGCCGGGACCCCGTCACTGGTTGGTGCTCTGCACTATCTCCAGCAGCTCAAGTTCGAAGAGGAGCTCTTTGCCCGCCAGAGGGTGGTTGAGGTCAAGCGTGACATCGGAATCGGTCACCTCGAGAACGATGGCCTGGGCGGAGGTCCCGCTCGATGACTGGACCTCGAGCTTCATTCCCTGCCGGAGATTGATCGTGGAGGGGATACGGGACCTGGCCACAACGGCGCAGAGTTCCTCCCTGTGGGGGCCGTAGCCTTCTTCCGGCGGAAGAGTGATGGTTTTCGTATCCCCCGCGCACATGCCCACGATGCCCCTTTCGAATCCCGGTATGACGGAACCTTCGCCTATGACAAAGACGAAGGGTTCCTTGCCGAGAGAAGAATCGAAGACGGTGCCGTCTCTCAGAAAGCCCTTGTAGTGGACCTTCACCCTGTCGTTGGTCTTAGCCCGCATCGTCGAAGCCTCCATACCCCGTGGTCGTCATCGTGATCGGTTTAGTTCTTGTAACCCGATTTTACCCGGCAAGTCAAGGAAGACAGATGAAACCGTTAGAACCGTTGGAATGGTTGGAGCC
It includes:
- a CDS encoding peptidylprolyl isomerase, whose protein sequence is MRAKTNDRVKVHYKGFLRDGTVFDSSLGKEPFVFVIGEGSVIPGFERGIVGMCAGDTKTITLPPEEGYGPHREELCAVVARSRIPSTINLRQGMKLEVQSSSGTSAQAIVLEVTDSDVTLDLNHPLAGKELLFELELLEIVQSTNQ